The genomic DNA GCGCCGAGATCGTCCGCGGCAGGCAGACGATGCCGAGTCCCGCCTGCGCGGCCTGCATCAATGCCGTGGATTCGTCGGCATGCAAGCGCGGGCGCGGCGCGACCTCCACGATGTGGCCGCTCGCGTCGCCCAATCGCCAGGACTTCGTCGCCATGCCGGCCATCAGTCCGTCGTGATCGCCCAAGGCCTGCGGCGCTTGCGGCGCGCCGCGCTCGGCGACGTAGGACGGCGCGGCCACCAGCGTGATCGGCTCCTCGGCCATGCGCCGCTGCACCAGGTCCGAGTCCGGCAGCGCCGCGAAATGGCTGCGGATGGCGATGTCGAAGCCCTCTTGCACCAGATCGACGAAGCGGTCGGTGACGTGCAACTGGATGCGCAGCTTCGGATACCGCCGCGCCAGCACGGGCAGGCGATCCGCGAGCTGAAACTGCGCAACGGGAACCGATGCCGTGATCCGCACGGTGCCGCTTGGCTCCGCCAGCCGCCGATGCACCACCGTTTCGGCGGCCTGCGCCTCGATCATCACCGCGCGGGCGTGGTCGTACACGTCGCGCCCGACGTCGGTCAGCGTGAAGCTGCGCGACGTGCGGTGCAGCAGCTGCACGCCAAGCGCTGTTTCCAGCGTCGCAACCCGTTTGCTGACCGTGGACTTTGGACAGCCGAGCCGCCGGGCGGCCGCGGCGAAACCGCCGCTGTCGACCGCCTGG from Achromobacter xylosoxidans includes the following:
- a CDS encoding LysR substrate-binding domain-containing protein codes for the protein MMLNLNDLHFFAQAVDSGGFAAAARRLGCPKSTVSKRVATLETALGVQLLHRTSRSFTLTDVGRDVYDHARAVMIEAQAAETVVHRRLAEPSGTVRITASVPVAQFQLADRLPVLARRYPKLRIQLHVTDRFVDLVQEGFDIAIRSHFAALPDSDLVQRRMAEEPITLVAAPSYVAERGAPQAPQALGDHDGLMAGMATKSWRLGDASGHIVEVAPRPRLHADESTALMQAAQAGLGIVCLPRTISAQAVSEGTLMRVLPAWTAGRVTTTILTPHKRGQLPAVRAVIDFLTQAEGAGDGAVA